The window GTCGGGCGGGGGAGTGGCTGGCATGTACACGGCCTGGAAGCCGCGGTCGCGGGCACGGGCCAGCTCGGCCACCGCGTCGTCGGTGTCCAGCACGGACGTGATCGCGGCGGGCACCAGCCGGGGACTTGCGGCGATGATCGTGTCCGCGGCCCAGTCGTTGTAGGCCGCCGCGCTCGCCCGGGCCAGCTCCGGGTCTGTCATGTTGTGGATCCAGAAGCCGCGGGAGGGGAACACGACCTCGCCCCAGACCCCCTGGTCGTCGAGGTCGGTCAGGCGGATCGTGACGTCCTCGGCGCCCGGCGGGCGGATCGCCTCGGCGAAGGACAGCGGGTCGCGGCGCATGATCTGGCCGTCCACGTAGACCGTCTCGCGGTTGTCACTGCGCTCCACCCGGGGCGCGCGCTCGGCCAGCCGCGCCGGCAGTGCCCGCTCCCACAGGTCCAGCGGCTCCAGCGCGTGCGAGTCGCCCGAGTTCGCCCAGATCTTCCCCATGATGATCTCCCCTTCTGGCGCGCAACCTCACAGCGTGAAGCCGCATGCCACAAGATCGTAAAGTTACGTACCGCAGGATCCCGGTGCCTCGGTCGCTGGTTGCCGGCGCCTTGACGGGGTCGCGCGGCGGGGGACATACTGCCGCCCAGCCAGCTAAAGATAAATTATAGAACTAATTGAGCGTTCGTGGGGGCGAGGCGCCGACGTCTCGAGCACCCACAACCCATCGGCAGGTGACCCCGAGGAGAAGGCGATGGCGTTGGACGCAGAGCCCGAGGGCCGGCTCTACATCGGCGGGCAGTTCCGCGAGGCCGCGGCCGGCGGGCGGTTCGACGTGCTCAACCCGGCGGACGAGACGCTGGTCGGCACCGCCGCCGACGCTCAGGCCGAGGACGTCGCCGCCGCCGTCGCCGCGGCGCGGCGCGGCGCGGACGAGACGTCCTGGGCCAGCGACCACACCTTGCGTCAGCGGGTGTTACGCCAGCTACAGGAAGGGCTGCGCAAGGAGGCAGCGGCGGCCCGGCGGCTGCAGGTGGCGGAGGCCGGCACCGTGGTCGCCAACATCGGCAACCACATTGACGTCATGACCGAGGACATGACGTTCTTCAACGACCTCATCGGCCGGTTCCCCTGGGAGACCGACGTCGGCGTCCACCAGGGCGTCGGGCTGCCGAGCAACCGCCGGGTCCGCTATGAGCCCTACGGCGTCGTCGGCGCGATCACGCCGTGGAACGCGCCGTTCATGACCGACATCTGGAAGATCCAGCACGCGCTCGCGACCGGGAACACCATCGTGCTCAAGACCGCGCCGGACACGCCGCTCACCGGCGCCCTCATCGCCCAGGTGGCGCATGAGCACACGGAGATCCCGCCCGGCGTGCTCAACGTCATCAGCTCGCGCGACAAGGCGGCCGCCGGTGAGGCGCTCACCGGCGACCCGCGGGTGGACATGTACCACTTCACCGGCTCACCCCAGGTGGGGCAGCGGATCTACGAGCGGGCCGCGGTGGGCATCCGCAAGGTGTGCCTCGAGCTCGGCGGCAAATCGGCGAACATCATCCTCGACGACGCCGACCTCGCCGTGGCGATCCCGGTATCCGTCGGGATGTGCATGGCCAACAGCGGCGAGGGCTGCGCGCTCGCCACCCGGATGGTGGTCCACGCCGCGCGCTACGACGAGGTCGTCGAAGCGGTGACCGCGGCCGTCGCGGCGCTGCCCTGGGGCGACCCCACCGACCCGGCCAACGTCGTCGGCCCGATCATCAACGCCGCGCAGCTCGCCCGGATGGAGGGCCTGGTGGACCGGGCGGTCGCGGCCGGCGCGCGGGTGACCGTCGGCGGGCGGCGCGGCGCGTCGCCGACGGGCGGCAGGGGCTTCTGGTACGAGCCGACGGTCGTCGCTGACGCCCACGAGGACTCCGAGATCGCGCAGTACGAGGTCTTCGGCCCCGTGCTGACGATCGTCCGCTACGACGGCGACGATGACGAGGCCGTCCGCGTCGCGAACAACTCCCGCTACGGCCTGTCGTCCTATATCCAGACGTCCGACCCGGAGCGGGCCTGGCGGCTGGCGAACCGGATGGCCGCCGGCACGGTCAATATCGGGCCGTCGTTCTACCTGTCGCCGGACACCCCGTTCGGGGGGTACGGCATCAGCGGCGTCGGCCGCGAGCACGGCGAGGACGGTTTCCGCGAGTACCTGCAGGCCAAGACCATCGCCAGCCCGGCCTTCCCGGCGGGGGTCGGGGCGTGAGCGGCCGGCTCGCGGGCAGGACGGCGCTCATCACCGGCGCCGGTTCGGGCCTCGGGCGGGAGTCCGCGCTGCTGTTCGCGGCCGAGGGAGCGAACGTCGTCGTCACCGATCTCGTGCCGGCGCGGGTCGACCGCGTCGTCACCGAGGTCCTGGCGGCCGGCGGCGTCGCCGTCGGCGCGAAGACCGACGTACGCGAGGCGCAGGAGTGTGTCGACGCGGTCGCGCTGGCGGTGGACACCTACGGGCGCCTCGACATCCTCATGTGCTCGGCCGGGGTGCCCGAGGAGGGCTTCGGCACGAAGGCCTTCGAGGACATCTCGATCGAGGGCTTCACCTCCATGCTCGCCACGAACCTGACCGGGGTGTTCCTCGCGGCGCGCGCGGCGGTGCCGGTGATGAAGGGGCAACGCCGCGGCACGATCCTGGCGGTCTCGTCGATGGCCGGCTTCGTCGCCTACCCGGGCTTCCCCGGCTACGCCGCGGCCAAGCACGGCGTCAACGGGCTGGTCAAGGGCATGTCGCTGTCGCTCGGCGCCTATGGCATCCGGGCGAACGCGCTCTGCCCTGCCCACGGCATGAGCATCAACTTCTCGATGCCGCCGGACGCGGAGGTGCTCGGCAGGAGCTACGAGGAGATGCAGCCCTGGGACCCGACCGCGACGTCGATCCCGCTCAAGCTCGACCGGCCACCGTCGCTGCGCGACAACGCGGGCGTGGCGCTGTTCCTGGTCAGCGACGAGTCCGCCTACATGTCCGGGGTGTGCCTGCCAGCCACCGACGGTGGCAACCTCGCCCGAACGTCGATCATCTTCCCCGGTGACCTGGGCGGTGAGGCCGGCGTGCTACCGGAGGCCCTCCGCTAGCGCGCCCGCCCCGTCCCTCCGGCACCCGCCGGCCCCTCGGACACACGCCGGTTGGACGAGGGGCCGGCGGGTTCTCCGTCCGCCGGCAGGCAGATGGCCCGCCGGCCAGGCACGCGACCTGGCTGGCGGGCCATCTGGGTGGCCGGTGTCAGCGCAGCGCGGACAGCACCTCGGGCCAGACCGCCGGGTCCGACTCGTAGGTCGCGTAGAAGGAGACGCGGGTCGACACCCGCGTCAGCTTCGCGCGTAGACCCTTGCCGACGTCGGCAGGTGTCCCCACGACGCTGAACTCGTGCAGCATCTCGTCGGTGATCAGGTCGCCCATGTTCGACCAGCGTCCCTGCTTGGACAGCCGTGTCAGTTCGGGCTGCAGGTCGCCCCAGCCGTGTACGTCCAGCACCGGGCGGTAGGCGGGCGTCGAGGCGTAGAACGCGATCTGGTCCTTCGTGCCCTTCACCGCCACTGCCAGCTCCCGCTCGTCGCGCCCGACGGTGACGAAGGACGGCCCACAGACGGTGAAGCCCTCGAGACTCCTGCCCGTCCTGGCGCGGCCGCGTTCCAGCGCGGGGAGGGTGACCTCGTCGAGGTAGCGCCGGGTGGTGAACGGATGCACGAAGAACCCGTCGGCGACCTCGCCGGCCACCTCGGTCATGAGCTCCCCGACGCCGGCGACAAACACGGGCGGGGGCCCGAACTCGTGCGGCGGCGGCGCGAAGAACGGCGTCATCAGCGTGTGCGTGTAGAAGTCGCCGCGGAAGTCCAACGGGGTGCCGTCCTGCCAGGCCGCCCAGATCGCCCTCATCGCCAGCACGAACTCGCGCATCCGCGGCGCCGGGTGCGACCACGGCATCGAGAACCTGCGCTCGATGTGTGGCCTGACCTGCGAGCCGAGGCCCAGGACGAAGCGACCGCGAGAGTAGCGGGCGAGGTCGAACGCGCTGTTCGCGAGCGTCATCGGGGTGCGCGCGAACGCGATCGCGATGGCCGTGCCGACGGTGGCCGCGTCGGTTGCGTCGACGGCGTGCAGGGCCTGCAGGAACGGGTCGTGCCTGGTCTCGCCGATCCACATCCCGTCATAGCCGGTGTCCTCGATCGTGCGGGCGCCCGCCTTCGTGGCCGAGATGTCCTTGCCGAGGCTGGCGTCGATCTTCATGGGGTCCTCTCGGTCGGCGTCCTCGGGACGGGCGCGTCAGCCCTTCCGGCGGGCCTTCTGACGGGCGAACTGGTCGGGCACCGCGAGGTACTCGGCGGTGTCGTGTGACTGGCTCTCGGCCGCGAGTCCGTAGCCCAGGGCCGCGACCGAGGAGGCGCGCAGTTGCTGGTTGAGAAGCGCCTTCGTCTCCTGCACCGCCTGGTGGGGCAGTGCGGCCAGCCGCTCGGCGAACGCCCGTGCCTCGTCCAGCAGGCGCTCCCGGGGGACCGCGAACGTCGCCAGGCCCAGCCGGACCGCCTCCGCGGCCGGAATGCGGTCGCCGGTCAGCAGGTAGCGCTTCGCGGTGAGCAGGCCGGTGTGGTGCGGCCAGGTGACGGCGCCGCCGTCGCCCGCCACCAGCGCGACGGCGACGTGCGGGTCGGCCAGGTAGGTGTCGTCCGCGATGAAGACGATGTCGCACAGCGTGCTCAGCGTGCAGCCCAGCCCGACCGCGGGGCCGTTGACGGCGGCGACCACCGGGACGTGGACGTCCAGCATCTCGGTGACGACCCGCCGCGCGTCCCGCATCGTGCGGCGGCGACGCGCGAAATCGGCGTGCAGCAGCGGGAAGTCGTCGAGGTTCCCGCCGGCGCAGAACGCCCGGCCGGCGCCGGTCAGCACGACCGTGCGGACGTCCCGGCTGTCCTCGACCTCGCGCCACACGTCGTTGAAGGCGCGGTGCAGCGTGGCGTCAAAGGAGTTCAGCTCCGCGGGCCGGTTGAGCGTGACGGTCCAGACCGGTCCCGACCGGTCCAGCAACAGCACCTCGTCGCCCATGGCCACCTCCATCGTGATCGCGCCTGATCTGATGAAATCATCTTAATGAGATAGTTATATAGGCGAGAGGTGGAGGAGGGGAAGATGGCGGAGCGCTCAGCCCTCGATGCGTTGGCCACACCATGCGTTGCCGCCCGGTCCTGCCCCTCCGGGGACAGCGTCGAAGCCGCTGCCGGACTGGTCCACCCGGACGAAGTAGTAGCAGGTGTTGAGCTGCCCGAACCCGCTCGTCATGTCGATCGGCTGGGCTAGCAGGCCACCCGCGTCATAGTCGCGCACGGCTCGTAGCCCGCTGAGGAACGCCGCGCGCGTGGGGCACGGTCCCGCCGCCTCAAGACCGCGGACGAACAGATCAGCGGTGATGAAGCCCTGCAACGTGGTCTCCTGCTGGGCGTCGGCCTGCTCCGGTGCGTAGGCCGCCACGGCTGCCTGATAGGCGTCGAGGGCCGCGGACTTTACCTGGAAGGAAGGTGTGGTGAGGTAGACGGACATCCCGGCGATGTCGGCGCCGTACCTCCCGGGCAG of the Pseudofrankia saprophytica genome contains:
- a CDS encoding aldehyde dehydrogenase family protein, whose product is MALDAEPEGRLYIGGQFREAAAGGRFDVLNPADETLVGTAADAQAEDVAAAVAAARRGADETSWASDHTLRQRVLRQLQEGLRKEAAAARRLQVAEAGTVVANIGNHIDVMTEDMTFFNDLIGRFPWETDVGVHQGVGLPSNRRVRYEPYGVVGAITPWNAPFMTDIWKIQHALATGNTIVLKTAPDTPLTGALIAQVAHEHTEIPPGVLNVISSRDKAAAGEALTGDPRVDMYHFTGSPQVGQRIYERAAVGIRKVCLELGGKSANIILDDADLAVAIPVSVGMCMANSGEGCALATRMVVHAARYDEVVEAVTAAVAALPWGDPTDPANVVGPIINAAQLARMEGLVDRAVAAGARVTVGGRRGASPTGGRGFWYEPTVVADAHEDSEIAQYEVFGPVLTIVRYDGDDDEAVRVANNSRYGLSSYIQTSDPERAWRLANRMAAGTVNIGPSFYLSPDTPFGGYGISGVGREHGEDGFREYLQAKTIASPAFPAGVGA
- a CDS encoding SDR family NAD(P)-dependent oxidoreductase, which translates into the protein MSGRLAGRTALITGAGSGLGRESALLFAAEGANVVVTDLVPARVDRVVTEVLAAGGVAVGAKTDVREAQECVDAVALAVDTYGRLDILMCSAGVPEEGFGTKAFEDISIEGFTSMLATNLTGVFLAARAAVPVMKGQRRGTILAVSSMAGFVAYPGFPGYAAAKHGVNGLVKGMSLSLGAYGIRANALCPAHGMSINFSMPPDAEVLGRSYEEMQPWDPTATSIPLKLDRPPSLRDNAGVALFLVSDESAYMSGVCLPATDGGNLARTSIIFPGDLGGEAGVLPEALR
- a CDS encoding LLM class F420-dependent oxidoreductase; translated protein: MKIDASLGKDISATKAGARTIEDTGYDGMWIGETRHDPFLQALHAVDATDAATVGTAIAIAFARTPMTLANSAFDLARYSRGRFVLGLGSQVRPHIERRFSMPWSHPAPRMREFVLAMRAIWAAWQDGTPLDFRGDFYTHTLMTPFFAPPPHEFGPPPVFVAGVGELMTEVAGEVADGFFVHPFTTRRYLDEVTLPALERGRARTGRSLEGFTVCGPSFVTVGRDERELAVAVKGTKDQIAFYASTPAYRPVLDVHGWGDLQPELTRLSKQGRWSNMGDLITDEMLHEFSVVGTPADVGKGLRAKLTRVSTRVSFYATYESDPAVWPEVLSALR
- a CDS encoding enoyl-CoA hydratase/isomerase family protein, with the translated sequence MGDEVLLLDRSGPVWTVTLNRPAELNSFDATLHRAFNDVWREVEDSRDVRTVVLTGAGRAFCAGGNLDDFPLLHADFARRRRTMRDARRVVTEMLDVHVPVVAAVNGPAVGLGCTLSTLCDIVFIADDTYLADPHVAVALVAGDGGAVTWPHHTGLLTAKRYLLTGDRIPAAEAVRLGLATFAVPRERLLDEARAFAERLAALPHQAVQETKALLNQQLRASSVAALGYGLAAESQSHDTAEYLAVPDQFARQKARRKG